Part of the Paludisphaera borealis genome, GAAATCCCAGACGATCAGGAAGTACGACGCGAACCCCATGCGGTTGATGGTACCCAGCTCGTGATCAAGTCGCTCGCGGGCCTCGGCGGGGGGCGACGCGCCGTACCGAGCGATTAAACCTTGCTCGCAAAGCTCGCGCAGGTAGTCCTCGGCCGTCTTCTCCTCCGGCGGCTTGAACGACGGGAACAGCCGCTTGCCCAGGTTCAGGCTGGTGTAGTTCTCCTCGACGCTCTCGGCGATCCGGGCCGACTGCGCAAGGGCCTCCTCGTGGCCGCCGACGACCGCGTACATCTCGTCGGGACTGCGGACGTGGAACTGGTCGGACAGCCGGCCGTCGTCGGCGACGAACCGGGGCTTGTCGAGCGGCTGGTCGACGGTCTTGCCCGTATTGATGCACAGCAGGGCGTCGTGCGCAAGGTGGTCGTCCTGCCTCAGGTAGTGGGCGTCACTGGTCGCCACCAGCGGCATCCCCAGCCGGTTAGCCAGGTCGACCTGCCGCTCCATCGCATCGCGCTGGATTTGCAGGCCGTTGTTCTGGATCTCGACGAAGAAGTTGTCCTCGCCGAAGGTCTGCTGATACCAGATCGCCAACTTCTCAGCCGCCGCCGTGCGGTCGTGCAGCAAGTGCTGCGAGAACTCGGACCCGACGCAGCCCGACAGGCATATCAACCCCTCGCTGTGCCGTGCGAGCAGCTCCTTGTCCATTCTCGGCTTGTAGTAGTAGCCCTCCTGGTACGACCGCGAGGTGAGCCGTAGGAGGTTCCTGAACCCGACGCCGTTCTTGGCCAGGAGCGTCAGGTGATACGCGAACTTCTCATCCCCCGACCCGTTCGTCGAGCGGTCAGTCCGCTTACCGGGTGCGACGTACGCCTCGATCCCCACGATCGGCTTGATGCCGGCGTACTTGGCCTCCCGGAGAAACTCCATCGCCCCGAACATGTTGCCGTGGTCCGTCACCGCGATCGCCGGCATCCCCAGCGCCTTGACCTGCTTGACCAGGTCCGGCAGCTTGTTCTGGCCGTCGAGCAAGCTGTAATGGCTGTGGCAATGCAAGTGAACGAACGGGCGACTGGCCATGAGCGAACTCTCTCCTTAGAGGACCGACGCGGCTATGTACCCGCGTCCAGGACATTGTATTCTAGCAGATCCCGGACGAATCGGCGGAGATTGACGTATCGCGTGTGAGAGGATTCGAAGGTCCTTGTGAATCGTGCTAGGTTTGCCGACGATGGATGCAACGCGAGGGGGGACGGCTCAAGCCGCAAGTCGCCACGACGGGGGGGCGCAAACCGATGAAGCCGTTGATGATCGATCGTCGACCCTGGTTCTATCTGGCAGGGCTCGTCGAAGTTCGGAATCGGAAAAGGCTCGACGCACGGAGGGCTGGGAATTCGGATTTCGAACCACGCGCAACTCAGAGTCAGTCCCCCAAACGCGTAGTGCGGAAGCCTCGCCCTCCCCTTAATGAGACAGACCTTCAGACGAAGTCGTCCACCGCGCGCAAAGCAACCCCGGGGCTCGGGGGGGGAGCGCCCAGGGTTGCGGGTATCTCAGATCGAGCCTCGGAGGCGAGGCTCTGGGGTCGTCAGACCGCGACGAGTGCTTCCTGACGCTCTTCGGTTTCGGCGCCCGAGGACTCAAGCCCCTGGACCAACGCGCCGAGTTGGAGAGCGAGGAGCCGATCTTCCGGGGTCGCGCCGCGGAGGAGGCTCAGGAAGGCTTCGGTGCCGATCATGACGGCCTTGGGCTTGCTGTGAATCGTCAGGACGTAGCGACAATCTGGATTTTCGAGGTTTTCCAGGACTTTCGGAAGATCGCGGTGAAGCTCGCGGCTGCCAATGAAACGAACACGCGACGGAGACGGAGGCATCTGTATCCTCTGGGCCATGATCGGCCTAATGCACAAAGGTGTTTCGAGGCGAACAGACGGGAGCCGCCTCATCAAACGATAGGTAAACCAACGGTATCTTAGTCCGTGCGCGCCGTCAACTGGGCGCACGCCCTTACTACGTCGCCCCAGACCGAAATGTTGGACA contains:
- a CDS encoding type II toxin-antitoxin system Phd/YefM family antitoxin, which codes for MPPSPSRVRFIGSRELHRDLPKVLENLENPDCRYVLTIHSKPKAVMIGTEAFLSLLRGATPEDRLLALQLGALVQGLESSGAETEERQEALVAV